The region CCGATTCACCGTCGAAGCTCACAGAAGCCCTACAGATCCTTGCTGATGAAGCCTTAAAGATAGGGCTGTCGATTAATTGATAGAAgacaaaagtgatgtttgttGAACCCCGTAACTCACCACGTCCCCCTCCAGTCCTAATGGTCGGAGACAAACCAGCTGAGATTGTTGAGGAATTTACTTACCTTGGCCCTATCCTCTCAAATGATGGATCAATCCTCAAGGATCTAATGCACCGAATTGCCAAAGCATCAGCAGTAGTGGGAAGACTAAGTGCCTTTTGGAGGAAAACTTCTATCAGCTGTAGGACCAAGATGCGCATATACAATGCTTTGGTAAGATCCGTGCTTCTTTACCGAGACAAAACCTGGCTAGCTACTCAGTCTGTGCTTAGGAccgtaaatatagcccaaacaaaacatcttcGCCGCATTGAAGGACAACCCTGGCacgattttgttagcaacgagAACCTCCTGGCGTTAACTGCTCAAACGCCCTTCTTAGTCCAACTCGCCCAACGAACACTACGCTGGTACGGACATCTCCTTCGCATGTCCCCCGACACTCCCGCACGAACGATTTTTTACTTTGATCCCGTGCTGCACGGTGGGAAACGCCCAAGAGTTTGTTCCCCAGCCAGATGGAAGGAAACGATAGGTGCCTTCTTagtcatggcaaatattcagggggacgtccacatccttgcaagagacaagtccaaatggaggcaccatgtagcatcactctcgacactggaagcatttcggcaggagCATAAAGTCAAGTCAAGTGTGATGAAGCCCGAtctatttatcaaaattttcaactagAGCAATCCTTATACTAGGCTAGTTGCATAAATATGATTTATTACATAGTTTTGCCCAAAGTCGGCAGCACTTTATAATGATGAATATACTAGGCACACAGTCAGCATTCCACTGCGGGAAGATCCAAAGCCGACTTAACTTAAGACGATAAAACTCGGAAGAAGAACACAAATGAGgacaatttgttttctttttttaaagcttaatgttataattatatttttgttctgtAAATTCTTTTAACCTT is a window of Artemia franciscana chromosome 7, ASM3288406v1, whole genome shotgun sequence DNA encoding:
- the LOC136029660 gene encoding uncharacterized protein LOC136029660 — translated: MVGDKPAEIVEEFTYLGPILSNDGSILKDLMHRIAKASAVVGRLSAFWRKTSISCRTKMRIYNALVRSVLLYRDKTWLATQSVLRTVNIAQTKHLRRIEGQPWHDFVSNENLLALTAQTPFLVQLAQRTLRWYGHLLRMSPDTPARTIFYFDPVLHGGKRPRVCSPARWKETIGAFLVMANIQGDVHILARDKSKWRHHVASLSTLEAFRQEHKVKSSVMKPDLFIKIFN